The following coding sequences are from one Aethina tumida isolate Nest 87 chromosome 2, icAetTumi1.1, whole genome shotgun sequence window:
- the LOC109604139 gene encoding glutaconyl-CoA decarboxylase subunit gamma-like: MTSKITFVAFFALIACCLGGLVPAVPAALPAAYSLPYASSYSAHVVNHAIAAPVAAPLVAAPAVHAPVAAPVLAAPAAAPLVAAPALAAAPYTAYLG; this comes from the exons ATGACTTCCAAAATCACT ttcGTCGCTTTCTTCGCCTTGATCGCCTGTTGCTTGGGAGGCCTTGTACCGGCAGTCCCAGCAGCACTCCCTGCGGCCTACTCCCTGCCCTACGCTTCCTCCTACAGCGCCCACGTCGTTAACCACGCCATCGCTGCTCCAGTTGCCGCCCCATTGGTAGCTGCCCCAGCTGTGCACGCTCCCGTTGCCGCGCCAGTCCTGGCTGCCCCAGCCGCCGCCCCATTGGTAGCTGCCCCCGCCCTCGCTGCTGCTCCCTACACCGCCTACTTGGGTTAA
- the LOC109604138 gene encoding uncharacterized protein LOC109604138: protein MFDKNIIILLFFVGVAHNVRSDPGNQTPAQNSDKPDDRFAYQSQLQQQQEIQQQLPQFARQPQQNPQQGIPQFATQIPQQFGLRETSQENAQQSFTQLSFRNTPQFRGFPQQPTLPQFQVTRLQPQTASAAPQSTPSPQPTPLATRSQQFIPQPQFESRLPQFNTQPTQFTPLTNEVVPRTAPQIENFAPDPQTPELPQQPAQPALPRIPQPAQAPQLPQLPRIPQAATPLIPQTYSTAYFNSPAYSLSQTLPLFPAQAALNPYTLSPQVAPIQLPNAYPYTLNSAAAYSGNYPTLLAAANYQPGFPSQLAPQQYPADAALNPSRQEQAQEANQPSGQGELLEN from the exons ATGTTTGATAAAAAC attataattttactcttcTTTGTTGGCGTTGCCCACAATGTACGTAGTGATCCTGGAAACCAAACCCCTGCTCAAAATTCAGACAAACCAGATGATCGATTTGCCTATCAATCTCAGCTGCAGCAACAACAAGAGATTCAACAACAATTACCCCAATTTGCTCGTCAACCTCAACAGAATCCGCAACAGGGTATTCCCCAATTTGCCACTCAAATTCCCCAACAATTTGGCCTGAGAGAGACTTCACAAGAAAATGCTCAACAATCTTTTACCCAATTGTCTTTCAGAAACACTCCACAATTTCGTGGATTCCCACAACAACCTACTTTGCCACAGTTTCAAGTAACAAGACTTCAACCACAAACAGCCTCTGCAGCTCCCCAATCAACCCCCTCACCTCAACCCACACCTTTAGCAACGAGATCACAGCAGTTCATCCCGCAACCCCAATTCGAAAGCCGCTTGCCCCAATTCAACACTCAACCTACTCAATTTACTCCTTTAACTAACGAAGTTGTACCCAGAACGGCCCCACAAATCGAAAACTTTGCTCCTGATCCCCAAACTCCCGAATTACCTCAGCAACCAGCTCAACCAGCCTTGCCCCGCATTCCCCAACCTGCTCAAGCACCCCAATTACCACAACTCCCACGAATTCCTCAAGCAGCAACACCATTGATTCCCCAAACCTACTCAACAGCATACTTCAATTCCCCCGCATATTCATTATCCCAAACACTCCCCTTGTTTCCCGCTCAGGCCGCACTGAATCCGTACACCCTTAGCCCGCAAGTTGCTCCAATTCAACTACCCAATGCCTACCCTTACACTTTGAATTCGGCCGCTGCCTATTCCGGTAACTATCCGACCCTCCTCGCTGCAGCGAACTACCAACCAGGATTCCCAAGTCAATTAGCACCCCAGCAGTATCCAGCAGATGCTGCTCTTAATCCATCCAGACAAGAGCAAGCTCAGGAAGCAAACCAACCTAGTGGCCAAGGCGAACTGTTGGAAAACTAA
- the LOC109604140 gene encoding cyclin-dependent kinase inhibitor 1C encodes MSSFKIVAVLLLVGVATIECSLVAPALAPAPVLAPAVRYAQIAPQNIAPFAAQVNTFTKGLNIYAAPYAAGVLSGPAIAPALAPGLAPVPAIAPAPAPFLPAPAPLLPAASPYYPAPAFAPAVAPAYAPAFASAVAPAPLLPAPFARSVHAVAPGVAPALAPAPLLG; translated from the exons atgtcttcCTTTAAG ATTGTAGCAGTGCTATTATTGGTTGGCGTAGCTACCATTGAATGCAGCTTAGTGGCCCCAGCCCTTGCTCCAGCACCAGTCCTAGCCCCAGCAGTGAGATACGCACAAATCGCTCCGCAAAACATCGCACCATTCGCCGCTCAAGTCAACACATTTACCAAAGGACTTAACATTTACGCCGCTCCATATGCTGCCGGCGTACTTTCTGGCCCAGCAATCGCTCCAGCGTTGGCCCCAGGCTTAGCTCCCGTTCCAGCAATTGCTCCAGCTCCCGCACCATTTCTGCCAGCACCTGCGCCATTGTTGCCCGCAGCTTCCCCGTACTATCCAGCACCAGCTTTTGCTCCAGCTGTAGCACCGGCGTACGCCCCCGCCTTTGCCTCTGCTGTAGCTCCCGCCCCATTGTTGCCAGCCCCTTTCGCTAGGTCAGTGCACGCAGTTGCACCAGGTGTTGCTCCAGCCTTAGCACCAGCTCCATTGTTAGgttga
- the LOC109604130 gene encoding calphotin-like, which produces MFKLIFVLSALACATYAEAKPGVLAAAPLAVAPAVAPAVVTAQSSQVVARNFNALVAPAPIVAAPAPVIAARAPLVAAPAPLLAARAPLVAAPAPLLAAKTPLVAAPYAAYHSFSAPLVAGALPAVAAYRTAPLLDPKPGVLAAAPLAVAPAVAAPAVVTAQSSQVVARNFNALVAGPAPVIAAPAPVIAARASLLAAPAPILPARASFLAAPAPVVAARAPLVAAPAPVLAARVAFLAFAAVAVSAAPKPGIFAAPLAVAPAVAPAVVTAQSSQVVARNFNALAAPVVAAAPVVAAPAVAAPVLAHSAPLLAAPAPYVASAYSPYLI; this is translated from the exons aTGTTTAAATTG atcTTCGTATTGTCTGCTCTTGCCTGTGCTACATATGCAGAAGCAAAACCCGGCGTATTGGCTGCTGCTCCACTGGCGGTTGCTCCGGCAGTTGCTCCAGCTGTAGTTACCGCTCAAAGTTCCCAAGTTGTGGCCCGAAACTTCAACGCCTTAGTTGCGCCAGCGCCTATCGTTGCTGCTCCAGCACCAGTTATTGCTGCTAGAGCACCGCTTGTAGCTGCCCCAGCCCCGTTGTTAGCAGCCAGAGCTCCTCTTGTAGCTGCTCCAGCGCCGTTACTAGCTGCGAAGACTCCTTTAGTAGCAGCTCCTTATGCGGCCTACCACAGCTTCTCCGCTCCTTTGGTAGCAGGAGCACTGCCTGCGGTAGCTGCTTATAGAACTGCTCCCTTGTTGG ATCCAAAACCCGGTGTATTAGCTGCTGCTCCACTGGCCGTTGCACCAGCAGTTGCTGCTCCAGCGGTTGTTACCGCCCAAAGTTCCCAAGTGGTCGCTAGAAACTTCAATGCTTTAGTCGCCGGCCCTGCTCCTGTTATAGCCGCTCCAGCACCAGTAATAGCTGCCAGGGCTTCCCTCTTAGCTGCCCCAGCACCCATATTACCTGCCAGAGCCTCATTTTTGGCTGCTCCAGCTCCAGTTGTTGCTGCCAGAGCTCCTCTTGTCGCAGCCCCAGCTCCTGTTCTGGCTGCGAGG GTTGCTTTCTTGGCTTTCGCCGCAGTCGCCGTCTCAGCTGCTCCAAAACCAGGCATTTTCGCCGCTCCCTTGGCTGTGGCTCCTGCAGTAGCTCCCGCCGTCGTGACTGCTCAGAGCTCTCAGGTTGTGGCTCGCAATTTCAACGCCCTCGCCGCCCCTGTCGTCGCAGCTGCTCCCGTCGTAGCTGCACCTGCTGTTGCCGCCCCAGTATTGGCACATTCCGCCCCATTGTTGGCCGCCCCCGCACCATATGTAGCTTCTGCTTATTCTCCCtacttgatttaa
- the LOC109604129 gene encoding uncharacterized protein LOC109604129 has translation MFKLIFVLSTLACAAYADPKPGVLAAAPLAVAPAVAAPAVVTAQSSQVVARNFNALVAGPAPVIAAPAPVIAARASLLAAPAPILPARASFLAAPAPVVAARAPLVAAPAPVLAARAPLVSAPLFAGLPAYRTAPFLLK, from the exons ATGTTTAAATtg atCTTCGTATTGTCTACTCTTGCCTGTGCTGCATATGCAGATCCAAAACCCGGTGTATTAGCTGCTGCTCCACTGGCCGTTGCACCAGCAGTTGCTGCTCCAGCGGTTGTTACCGCCCAAAGTTCCCAAGTGGTCGCTAGAAACTTCAATGCTTTAGTCGCCGGCCCTGCTCCTGTTATAGCCGCTCCAGCACCAGTAATAGCTGCCAGGGCTTCCCTCTTAGCTGCCCCAGCACCCATATTACCTGCCAGAGCCTCATTTTTGGCTGCTCCAGCTCCAGTTGTTGCTGCCAGAGCTCCTCTTGTCGCAGCCCCAGCTCCTGTTCTGGCTGCGAGGGCACCATTGGTCTCGGCCCCTCTATTTGCAGGTTTGCCAGCTTACAGAACTGctccatttttattgaaatga
- the LOC126264541 gene encoding cuticle protein 38-like: protein MFKLIFVLSALACAAYAEPKPGVLAAVPLAVAPAVAPGVVTAQSSQVVARNFNALVAPAPIVAAPAPVIAARAPLVAAPAPLLAARAPLVAAPAPLLAAKAPLLSAPYAAYRFSAPLVTAGLPAVATYKAAPLLG, encoded by the exons aTGTTTAAATTG aTCTTCGTATTGTCTGCTCTTGCCTGTGCTGCATATGCAGAACCAAAACCCGGCGTATTGGCTGCTGTCCCACTGGCGGTTGCTCCAGCAGTTGCCCCAGGTGTAGTTACCGCACAAAGTTCCCAAGTAGTGGCCCGAAACTTCAACGCCTTAGTTGCGCCAGCGCCTATTGTTGCTGCTCCAGCACCGGTTATTGCTGCTAGAGCACCCCTTGTAGCTGCCCCAGCCCCATTGTTAGCGGCAAGAGCTCCACTTGTAGCCGCCCCAGCGCCTTTGTTGGCTGCGAAGGCTCCATTATTGTCAGCTCCTTATGCGGCTTATAGGTTCTCCGCTCCTTTGGTGACAGCAGGATTGCCTGCAGTAGCTACTTACAAAGCTGCCCCATTGTTGGGTTGA
- the LOC126264540 gene encoding cuticle protein 38-like, giving the protein MFKLIFVLSALACAAYAEPKPGVLAAAPLAVAPAVAPGVVTAQSSQVVARNFNALVAPAPIVAAPAPVIAARAPLVAAPAPLLAARAPLVSAPAPLLAAKAPLLSAPYAAYRFSAPLVTAGLPAVATYKAAPLLG; this is encoded by the exons aTGTTTAAATTG aTCTTCGTATTGTCTGCTCTTGCCTGTGCTGCATATGCAGAACCAAAACCCGGCGTATTGGCTGCTGCTCCACTGGCGGTTGCTCCAGCAGTTGCCCCAGGTGTAGTTACCGCACAAAGTTCCCAAGTAGTGGCCCGAAACTTCAACGCCTTAGTTGCGCCAGCGCCTATCGTTGCTGCTCCAGCACCAGTTATTGCTGCTAGAGCACCGCTTGTAGCTGCCCCAGCCCCATTGTTAGCGGCAAGAGCTCCACTTGTATCCGCCCCAGCGCCTTTGTTGGCTGCGAAGGCTCCATTATTGTCAGCTCCTTATGCGGCTTATAGGTTCTCCGCTCCTTTGGTGACAGCAGGATTGCCTGCAGTAGCTACTTACAAAGCTGCCCCATTGTTGGGTTGA
- the LOC109605991 gene encoding cuticle protein 16.5-like, with amino-acid sequence MFKLIVVLSIFALAVKADPKPGVLAAAPLAVAPAVVTAQSSQVVARNFNALVAPAPIVAAPAPVIAARAPLVAAPAPLLAARAPLVAAPAPLLAAKAPLLSAPLVGAPYAAYRFSAPLVTAGLPAVATYRAAPLLG; translated from the exons atgttcaaatta attgttgttttgtcaatttttgctCTCGCTGTTAAAGCAGACCCAAAACCAGGAGTACTGGCGGCTGCTCCGTTAGCCGTTGCTCCAGCAGTTGTTACCGCCCAAAGTTCTCAAGTCGTCGCCAGAAACTTCAACGCCTTAGTTGCGCCAGCACCTATTGTTGCCGCACCAGCACCAGTAATAGCTGCCAGAGCACCACTTGTGGCTGCCCCAGCTCCACTGTTGGCGGCCAGAGCTCCACTTGTAGCCGCCCCAGCGCCTTTGTTGGCTGCGAAGGCTCCATTATTGTCAGCTCCTTTAGTAGGTGCTCCTTATGCGGCATATAGGTTCTCCGCTCCTTTGGTGACAGCAGGATTGCCTGCGGTGGCTACTTACAGAGCTGCTCCATTGTTGGGTTGA
- the LOC109605979 gene encoding pupal cuticle protein C1B-like, whose product MFKFVAFVALIVAAAATPAPEPKADPKAQLLAAAVSAPLVSAPLAAAPVAAAYSAPLAYSAYVAPSVYSAGYTAYSPYAASYIL is encoded by the exons atgttcaagTTT GTTGCCTTCGTTGCTTTGATTGTCGCTGCTGCTGCCACTCCAGCTCCAGAACCGAAAGCAGATCCAAAGGCTCAATTGCTAGCTGCAGCTGTTAGCGCCCCATTGGTATCGGCTCCCTTAGCTGCTGCTCCAGTGGCTGCCGCATACAGTGCTCCTCTGGCTTATTCTGCGTATGTTGCTCCATCCGTCTATTCGGCCGGATACACTGCCTACTCTCCATATGCTGCTTCctacattttgtaa
- the LOC126264643 gene encoding pupal cuticle protein C1B-like, with protein sequence MFKFVAFVALIVAAAATPAPEPKADPKAQLLAAAVSAPLVSAPLAAAPVAAAYSAPLAYSAYVAPSVYSAGYTAYSPYAASYIL encoded by the exons atgtttaaattt GTTGCCTTCGTTGCTTTGATTGTTGCTGCTGCTGCCACTCCAGCTCCAGAACCAAAAGCAGATCCAAAGGCTCAATTGCTAGCTGCAGCTGTCAGCGCCCCATTGGTATCGGCTCCCTTAGCTGCTGCTCCAGTAGCTGCCGCATACAGTGCTCCTCTGGCTTATTCCGCTTACGTTGCTCCATCCGTCTATTCAGCTGGATACACTGCCTACTCTCCATATGCTGCTTCctacattttgtaa
- the LOC109605987 gene encoding cuticle protein 18.6-like encodes MFKFVAFVALIVAAAATPAPEPKADPKAQLLAAAVSAPLVSAPLAAAPVAAAYSAPLAYSGYYAPSVYAAGYTAYSPYAASYIV; translated from the exons atgtttaaattt GTTGCCTTCGTTGCTTTGATTGTTGCTGCTGCTGCCACTCCAGCTCCAGAACCAAAAGCAGATCCAAAGGCTCAATTGCTAGCTGCAGCTGTTAGCGCCCCATTGGTATCTGCTCCCTTAGCTGCTGCTCCAGTAGCTGCCGCATACAGCGCCCCACTAGCTTATTCTGGTTACTACGCTCCATCCGTCTATGCGGCTGGATACACTGCCTACTCCCCATATGCTGCTTCCTACattgtgtaa